One window of Manihot esculenta cultivar AM560-2 chromosome 17, M.esculenta_v8, whole genome shotgun sequence genomic DNA carries:
- the LOC122722295 gene encoding uncharacterized protein LOC122722295: protein MCRCTASPSPSSSSHHSLHPHHPTAAPRPAVSHTHSPHPASPFGTALARGTGSVSACTPSSAPASAASTTAVGGTQSFRQTISLINNNLHPSEMCSRRITLIVKERLVEEGHCWKTVPNETKEFYWQEFKKKAAERYRGLIWEIRKGKTKNLATPDSVLRKWQKTWNTSEYKEKCEKFSANRRSEAGGSGSSISRHACGSVSQYTHQRRMRERLGREPHLHELFEATHKRKGTEEFVDARLKAIYDKYVHEGSNEPTPINEAQLYYEAVGGHKKSRVYGLGSQASAYFHEPSHCSASYTSAPPVDPPTIETMNRMQNKIDRLETENSRITTRLDELQTIMHRMMAQQGIGTSTQTSAPTAPPAPSPQQRL, encoded by the exons ATGTGCCGATGCACAGCTTCCCCGTCCCCTTCCAGCTCCTCACATCACAGTTTACATCCTCACCACCCTACTGCAGCTCCACGACCAGCGGTATCACATACACATTCACCTCATCCTGCATCCCCTTTTGGTACTGCATTAGCTAGAGGGACAGGATCTGTATCAGCATGTACTCCATCATCTGCTCCAGCATCAGCTGCATCGACCACTGCTGTAGGCGGAACACAGTCATTCCGACAGACTATTTCACTCATTAACAACAA TTTACATCCGTCGGAGATGTGCAGCCGTAGGATAACTCTGATAGTGAAAGAAAGATTGGTCGAGGAAGGCCACTGTTGGAAGACTGTGCCCAATGAAACTAAGGAGTTTTATTGGCAGGAATTCAAA AAAAAGGCAGCTGAGCGATACAGGGGCTTAATTTGGGAAATCAGGAAAGGGAAGACGAAGAATCTTGCAACCCCTGATTCTGTTTTGAGGAAGTGGCAGAAAACTTGGAACACTTCTGAATACAAAGAGAAGTGTGAGAAGTTTTCTGCCAATAGGCGCAGTGAGGCTGGAGGGTCAGGATCTAGCATTTCCAGGCACGCATGCGGTTCTGTTTCACAATATACCCACCAGCGGAGGATg AGGGAAAGACTAGGCAGAGAACCACATCTTCATGAGCTTTTTGAGGCCACACATAAGAGAAAGGGGACGGAGGAGTTTGTTGATGCGAGGTTAAaagctatttat GATAAATACgtacat GAGGGAAGCAATGAGCCGACACCCATAAATGAGGCCCAACTGTACTACGAAGCGGTTGGCGGACATAAAAAGAGTCGAGTTTATGGGTTAGGGTCTCAGGCTTCAGCATATTTTCATGAGCCATCTCATTGTTCTGCATCATACACGTCTGCACCCCCAGTGGATCCTCCTACAATTGAAACAATGAACAGGATGCAGAATAAAATTGATCGGCTAGAGACAGAAAATAGTCGAATTACCACAAGGCTGGACGAGTTGCAGACGATTATGCATAGGATGATGGCACAACAGGGTATTGGGACATCCACTCAGACATCTGCTCCTACGGCACCTCCAGCTCCGTCTCCACAGCAGcggctgtaa